Proteins from one Candidatus Taylorbacteria bacterium genomic window:
- a CDS encoding nucleoside-diphosphate kinase translates to MHPKNEKTLVIIKPDGIQRTLVGEIIKRYEQIGLKLVAVKMLAPSGEHIDKHYNLDPQWKMNVGVKSIKGYKDKGLKPPSEDPLVIAEQVISVLKKYMSSGPVIAMVWQGAHAVKIVRKITGGTEPLSSDVGTIRGDFVLDSYEMADRDGRAIRNLIHASGSVKEAEDEIKHWFSKDEVIDYHLSPESILYDTDLKGIFK, encoded by the coding sequence ATGCATCCCAAAAACGAAAAAACCCTAGTAATCATCAAGCCCGACGGAATCCAAAGAACTTTGGTCGGAGAAATAATTAAGCGCTACGAGCAGATTGGACTCAAGCTCGTGGCTGTTAAAATGCTTGCCCCATCGGGAGAGCATATAGACAAGCACTACAATCTCGACCCGCAATGGAAAATGAATGTCGGAGTGAAATCCATCAAAGGATACAAGGATAAGGGCCTGAAACCGCCTTCGGAAGATCCTTTAGTGATTGCGGAGCAGGTAATTAGCGTACTCAAAAAGTACATGAGTTCTGGACCTGTCATCGCAATGGTCTGGCAGGGAGCACACGCTGTAAAAATTGTCCGAAAAATCACCGGAGGAACTGAACCTCTTTCGTCTGATGTCGGGACAATCCGTGGGGACTTTGTTTTGGACTCGTACGAAATGGCGGACAGAGACGGCCGGGCAATAAGAAACCTCATTCACGCATCTGGTTCGGTCAAAGAAGCGGAGGACGAAATCAAACACTGGTTTTCCAAAGATGAAGTCATTGATTACCATCTCTCTCCAGAAAGTATTCTCTACGATACGGATTTGAAGGGGATATTTAAGTAG
- a CDS encoding type II toxin-antitoxin system HicB family antitoxin, whose amino-acid sequence MVDLKFTAAYKKTGKWVSAWIEEIPGVNTQGKTRKEAHDNLKEALILTLVANREIGNNGNKRGISRELLNVKVPA is encoded by the coding sequence ATGGTGGATTTAAAATTTACAGCGGCGTATAAAAAAACGGGCAAGTGGGTTAGCGCTTGGATTGAGGAGATTCCGGGTGTTAACACTCAAGGCAAAACACGAAAGGAAGCGCATGATAACTTGAAAGAGGCTCTGATTTTGACGTTGGTAGCCAATAGAGAGATTGGAAACAACGGAAATAAGCGCGGTATTTCCCGCGAACTTTTGAATGTGAAAGTTCCGGCATAG
- a CDS encoding DUF87 domain-containing protein, with translation MSESTFPAVEKKFSTPEEELSFLRGEVAKRESELKEKGIEKPKEQVISEEVQKYKQVPGGEVLHPQFEMSKEERGKIVLDLTPEEHDQKMSEFLGILEEKGIKNTLSIIEELGSPHLEDDFERFLVQYIKAGFEVKGIKEKDPLFRALEMTLYEITLPEKAKEENPKTLKELVSSMEQFYAGMLSVSDRSDRGPNYFTIELAVENHSNEFIFFAAVPDSKRDLFEKQVLSIFHNARISERKDDYNIFDSRGVSLGSSAESAKNPIFSLKTYDQFDHDPLNVVLNSFSKIERDGEGAAIQIVFKPVGDEYTSKYKYALERIGKGVKVKEAIDFPETVFGHVFKFGKEVARDLTNKKEKEEKEKQKELRNVDELVVEDIKLKIASPIVATNIRIVASAKEESRALSILRDVQSAFNQFENSHGNRLAFTELKKGKLNKLLKDFSFRLYNEDEKIPLSLKELTTMMHLPSTEIKSAPQLKISKAASAPAPIGLASTGILLGINKNRNTETPIYIGPDDRLRHFYTIGQTGTGKTTLLKNMIAQDIANGEGVCLIDPHGSDIQDVLAMVPKERYEDIIYFDPSYTARPMALNMLEYDIRFPEQKTFVVNEMLSIFNKLFDMKTAGGPMFEQYFRNAVLLSMEDPESGNTLLDVSRVLAQKSFRELKLSRCKNPIVVQFWREVAEKAGGEASLANIVPYITSKFDVFLSNDIMRPIIAQEKSSFNFRQIMDEKKILLVNLAKGRLGEINANLLGLILVGKILMAALSRVDSFHKNLPPFYLYIDEFQNVTTNSISTILSEARKYKLGLIIAHQFIAQLEESIRDSVFGNVGSIAAFRVGAEDAEYLEKQFSPVFSMKDLMNIDNRNAYLKLLSNGRPVKPFNIETVSPDTGKKENVDKLKELSYLKFGKERADVEEEIMRKYEKKPPESSL, from the coding sequence ATGAGTGAATCTACTTTCCCTGCCGTTGAGAAGAAATTCAGCACTCCCGAGGAGGAGCTTTCTTTTTTGCGCGGGGAAGTAGCGAAAAGAGAATCAGAGCTCAAAGAAAAAGGCATCGAGAAACCAAAGGAGCAGGTCATTTCTGAAGAGGTCCAAAAGTATAAACAAGTTCCGGGAGGCGAGGTTCTCCACCCTCAATTTGAAATGTCAAAGGAGGAGCGCGGGAAAATTGTACTTGACCTCACGCCCGAAGAGCACGACCAGAAGATGAGTGAATTTCTCGGAATACTCGAGGAAAAGGGCATTAAAAATACTCTTTCAATCATCGAAGAGCTCGGGAGTCCCCATCTTGAAGATGATTTCGAGCGTTTTTTGGTTCAATATATTAAGGCCGGATTTGAAGTGAAAGGAATAAAAGAAAAAGACCCGCTGTTTCGCGCTCTCGAAATGACTCTTTACGAAATCACTCTGCCGGAGAAGGCAAAGGAAGAAAATCCAAAGACGCTCAAGGAGCTCGTGTCCTCAATGGAGCAATTTTACGCAGGTATGCTCTCCGTGTCCGACAGAAGTGACAGGGGGCCAAACTACTTTACCATTGAGCTCGCGGTTGAAAACCACAGTAACGAATTTATTTTCTTCGCGGCGGTGCCGGACTCCAAGCGCGATCTTTTTGAAAAACAGGTTCTCTCTATTTTCCATAATGCTAGGATTTCCGAGCGAAAGGATGACTACAACATTTTCGACAGTCGAGGGGTCTCTCTCGGCTCGTCCGCCGAGTCAGCGAAGAATCCTATTTTTTCTCTCAAAACATATGACCAGTTTGACCACGATCCTCTGAACGTGGTTCTGAATAGCTTTTCTAAAATCGAGCGGGACGGCGAGGGAGCGGCAATTCAGATTGTCTTTAAGCCTGTCGGGGACGAGTATACTTCCAAATACAAGTACGCGCTTGAGCGAATCGGGAAAGGCGTTAAGGTGAAAGAAGCCATAGATTTTCCTGAAACAGTCTTTGGGCACGTCTTTAAATTTGGCAAGGAGGTTGCGAGAGATCTCACCAATAAGAAGGAAAAGGAGGAGAAAGAAAAGCAGAAAGAACTCAGAAATGTAGACGAACTAGTGGTGGAAGATATCAAACTCAAGATTGCAAGTCCAATCGTCGCTACGAACATTCGTATCGTCGCTTCCGCAAAAGAGGAATCGAGGGCGCTGTCTATTTTGCGCGACGTGCAGTCCGCGTTCAACCAGTTTGAAAACAGCCACGGCAACAGGCTTGCATTTACAGAACTCAAAAAGGGGAAACTGAATAAACTGCTTAAAGATTTTTCTTTCAGACTCTATAACGAGGATGAAAAAATTCCGTTGAGTCTGAAGGAGCTTACCACCATGATGCATTTGCCATCGACTGAAATCAAATCGGCTCCACAGTTGAAAATCTCGAAAGCGGCGAGCGCTCCCGCTCCAATCGGTCTCGCATCTACCGGAATTCTTCTTGGGATAAACAAAAACAGGAACACAGAAACTCCGATTTATATTGGACCCGATGACCGTCTCCGGCACTTCTATACTATCGGCCAGACTGGTACGGGAAAAACGACGCTCTTGAAAAACATGATTGCCCAGGATATCGCGAATGGCGAGGGGGTCTGCCTCATCGACCCACACGGCTCCGACATTCAGGATGTCTTAGCCATGGTGCCAAAAGAGAGATACGAGGACATCATCTATTTTGACCCAAGCTACACCGCCCGCCCGATGGCTTTAAACATGCTCGAGTACGACATTAGATTTCCGGAGCAAAAAACATTTGTGGTGAACGAGATGCTCTCCATCTTCAACAAGCTCTTCGATATGAAAACGGCGGGAGGTCCTATGTTCGAACAATATTTCAGAAACGCAGTTCTGCTTTCGATGGAAGACCCGGAGAGCGGGAACACCCTTCTCGATGTCTCGAGAGTATTGGCGCAAAAAAGTTTCAGGGAATTGAAGCTCTCGCGGTGCAAGAATCCGATTGTCGTTCAATTTTGGAGAGAGGTGGCGGAGAAAGCCGGTGGGGAAGCCTCGCTCGCCAATATCGTGCCGTACATCACTTCGAAATTCGACGTGTTTCTCTCGAATGACATCATGCGGCCGATTATCGCTCAAGAAAAGTCCAGTTTTAACTTCAGGCAGATAATGGACGAGAAAAAAATTCTGTTGGTCAACCTTGCAAAGGGTCGTTTAGGGGAAATCAACGCCAATCTTTTGGGGCTCATTTTGGTCGGCAAAATTTTGATGGCGGCGCTCTCTCGGGTTGATTCGTTCCACAAAAATCTGCCTCCTTTTTATCTCTACATTGATGAATTTCAGAATGTTACGACAAATTCGATTTCGACGATTCTCTCCGAGGCGAGGAAATACAAGCTTGGGCTCATTATCGCGCATCAGTTTATCGCCCAGCTTGAGGAGAGCATTCGAGATTCCGTTTTTGGAAACGTGGGCTCCATTGCCGCATTTCGTGTCGGCGCGGAAGACGCGGAATATTTGGAGAAGCAGTTTTCTCCGGTATTTTCAATGAAGGACCTTATGAATATAGATAACCGAAACGCCTATCTCAAGCTTTTGAGCAACGGTCGGCCGGTGAAGCCCTTTAATATTGAAACCGTGTCGCCAGACACGGGCAAGAAAGAAAATGTCGATAAATTGAAGGAACTCTCATACTTGAAGTTCGGCAAAGAGAGGGCAGATGTAGAGGAAGAAATTATGAGAAAGTACGAGAAAAAGCCGCCGGAGAGCAGTTTGTAG